The sequence below is a genomic window from Sardina pilchardus chromosome 9, fSarPil1.1, whole genome shotgun sequence.
AGCGATTTTCCAGTTTGACATGATGTAAACTTAGCTTACCTAAACTTTGAGTGTGCTCGATTACGTTCTCAAGCTTTTTCTCATTAATGGACTATGAATACCACTAAATTCCAGCTGTTCCATCACCATCCAAAAACCAAAACACTTGCAGTCACTGCCAGCTAATTTGCCAAATGACGTCAGTGCCAAAGCGCGTTGAGAGGGACTGGCCAAAAGTTCACTACATGGCCTAGTTTGACTGGCCAATGGTGTCAATAACGTAATATGAATGGACCTTCACCAATTCCCTGACTGAGTTCGCGTCATCGTCACATTAGATCGTTTGAGCAGAGTTTCAGTTTATTACCCATAAGCCTTTGGAATGACAATTTGTGATGGGTAATGTCAGCGGTCAGTTGATTTTCATGTgacctctttttcttttcttctctctctctctctctctcaacgtcTGAACACTTGCACAggctcaatacacacacacacacacacacacacacacacacacacacacacacacacacacacacacacacacacacacagaaagagagagagaggcatgccaTACACTCAGTCTACTTTATTGAATTTCTTTAATAGCTTGATTAGATTTTCTGAAATCCATTCCTCAACCTAACATGTTGAGCTGTGTAAGATGACTTTTTATTTCCACTGAGCACATTCTCTTGAGTGTGACATCACCGCATCATGTAATATACGTGGCAAATACGTATGTAGGGCTGATATTTATAAGATCATTGGACTGCTCCTATGGCTAGTTGTGGTCGTCGGCAATAGCTGTGGCCCCAGCTCTAGCATGATAACACTCAGGGTCAACAGTCTGTTCACTCAAGCTGTGTCATATGAGAGAGATTTTCAGATTACTGTTGCTTGGCTCCAGCCTTGCTCTGCCTTTCAACAACGTTTCCCTTTGTCCAGGTGTCCCCcttcacagacatgcatgcGCTCTACAAAGACACCTTCAGAAGAGAAGAGGGTTCTGTGCCTCTGAAAACACTGGCAGAAAAATAAGCAGACAAGCTATGAAAACAGACAGCGAGAACtgtctttttcccctcttttgttGGCTGTGTCCTTTGAGTACTGCAAGGCCTCACAGAGTTCATGTCCTACCAAGGCCCAGACATAAGGAGTACTTAACTCTGTGTTTCATTTACAAAACATTGGCTCACACATGGTatgttttttaatgaaaatgtgtatttatttcaaaatcagtctttttttttcagcaggtaTCAGCTTGCAAATGGCATTAAAGTTTAACCCCGTGAGGTGGGATTTCACCATAGTACAAAAGGTACACAAAAGagataaataataatgaaattatATTATAAAAATACAAAGTTTTGTTAAATAATTCGATTTAACTTATAGGCTTATAAAAAAGTAAATATACAAAAGTATCTTGATAAGAGCATTGGTTGCTTTGTCTTGACACCATAGCAAGCTTTGGGTGGCTGTGGTGCAGAAAAAGCACAGGTTATGTAGCATCTTTAACCTAAACTACACATCAGTGTTGGGGTTTGCACACATTCAGAAATAGTTCACGGTTtagcgtctgtgtgtctctctgtgtgtggtttgtCAATTTGTTAGCAGTGTGCTTTGattccagtttttttttgtacattttaaacCAAATTGATTTCAAGGCTGAGCGTGTCAATTCACCTCTTCTGTTGAGGGCTTTCATACATTTGATAGTTTTGTATCTCGATCTTACAACCAATTCTGTTTCTTGCTGTTGTAAAAGAAGCTGTTCTAAACATATTTACACTGTATTTATGCAGACAAATGAATTAAAATGTCATATACATGTGCATCTAACCAATGGAAGATAAGATGAGACAAAAACTCATTTAAACCTTGTCTAGCTTCATGACCAAGTAGAGTCCTGCACATGGGAAGGCCGGATGTCCTTTGCCCATCactatatgtttgtgtttgtgtgttttttctttagCTGGACCCCAAACTCTAAACaactccagacagacagacagacagactcttgACTGAGGAACTCCAGGACTCTGTGGTGAACACCCCTTCTCACACACCGTCGCAGGAGACAGTGCCATCTTCAGCTGTTCTCGACGGCATCGCTGCGCcggtctcactcacacaccagcactgaCCACGCTGCATACCCCTCGAGGAGcgacactgcagagagagagggagagagagagagagagagagagagagagagagagagagagagagagagacaggtaatGAGACAAGACAGATAGCACAATAAATAAACACTTTATGTTTACCTTTACATAACATTTTCACTCTGTTATCTGACTGTGCTTTCTGTCACTCCGACCTCTGACACCAACCTGCTTCTTTCTGTAGAAACCTCTCCTGTCACAGTTGGGAATGTAAATGGCCTGATCCGACTGGATGATCTTTAGCTCCAGACCTTGGAGAATTGAGTTGAGCTGTTTACGGCAGGGGCCCTGAAATCAAGCACAAGACTTAGTACACATGAAGACATGACACATCAGCAAGGGTATCATATCCTAAATCATTTCCAAAAGTTCACTGGAAATCAGAAATTACCAGGAAATCACCGATGGGTGTAGATGGCTGGGAAGCTGAAaagttaagaaaaaaaaaagatattattATAAAACGTAAATGCCAGTAACAGAATTTTCACCAACTGCAGTGTGCAACATCCCTTATTCGCCTGTAGATGGAGACATGCTACTCCCAAATAGATTAATACAGCTGCAGGGCAACGCTGCTGTCACTATGACACACCCTGAACACCTGCTTCAGATCCAGCGTATTGCTTTGTCAATAATgaattgtgttttgtttggacaTGGTTCCACTTCACCAGCACTAACACAGCTATGGATGGATCTTGTCAATACGCACCAAATAATGACATTTGTATTTAGAGAGGACCTATTGTATAAAGAATACCAGCAACAggtgtccagtgtgtgtacagtaggtgaagTATTGGCAGTGTCCTCAGAAACTCTTGGGAGTATCTTACATGATGGTTTTGAGGTTTTGGTTGTTTACCACGGCTTCGGTCTGAGGTTTGCAGAGTCATTGCCGTTTCCGCCAGTGGTTTAGTGACTCTTCTCACCCCACATCAAACAGCGCTATTAAAATGTGTCAAGAGTGAAGAATCCCTTTCCTTCATGTCCACTTCCACAACACTCTCTCTACTTTTCCTGAAAGTCCAGCCAATACAAATCCAACAAATCTGTCACATATCGAAAGGTGACCCACCAAAGAGCAGAGGCTAAAGAAGACTACTCTCtaccctctcccttcccctctctttctctttctttctctctcactctctctctctccctcccccccctctctctctgccctagTGAGTGTCCAGTCACAGCGCAGGATAGATACAGACTGCAGAGTGCTGCCGCGTCGTAAAACAGGGTGGACTCTTTTTCCTGAGCGCCGTGTACAAATTCAGCATTCCAGTGAGGCACCAGTCCAGTGTATGGTTTGAAAACGCCCACTAGTATGTCTGCTCTCACAAGCATGGCCCACCCACAACAAAAGCCACTTCCATCGAAATGACCAGTCCATAAATAACTCATAGTAGAGCTGTCATCTGACAGAAAGCTTCAAACATATACCCCATCTAGTGTGCTGTGTTCTGGATGAAATAGACCATATACTTGGACAGTACTGAAATGGACAGTAgccaaagaaaatacatttcagAGTTCAAAAATCCCTTTAGGAACAACAGGCTAAGACCCCTATGCTGGGATATATGAAGACCACTGAATGAACTTTTTCCTTAACAGGCCTAATCCCCGGAATGAAATACTCCCTCATAAATGACAGTCGGAGTATAAAACTGATTTGTGACCCCGGTGCATGCTACAGACCACTGGCGTGGCTAGCCCAGACGCATAGCACAGGCGTGAGTGTGCCGCCTGGCGTGGTCAGGGAAAGGCGCGTCATCGCCCGCGGCACTTCGTACGTCGTGATTCCGTTTCAGCAGctcatcattccctcagtcGGCATGTCTCCTTTACAGGTTGGCCGTGCCCGCGTGTTTCCGTTGGCCACGCCGCGCCCCGTGGTATGCTCGAGCGCGAGCTCGTCCAATAgatctctcacccctctctaaAAACTCCCCCTCCCATCTGTCTCTCAACcccccctgtacacacacacacacacacacacacacacacacacacacacacacacacacacacacacacacacacacacacacacacacacacacacacttccatagcAAAACATGTGCTTCAGATAGGGCAGGTAGCCAGAGACCCAGTCATGCCCCAAATCGCCCATAGCACAGCTGTCTACAGCTACGCCATTCCCAACGAGGCCAGTTTACCTGGGGTGACCTGCTCAGCAGGCAGACAAGTACTGCGTGTGGGCTGACAAGGTAAAGACCCAGTGACTACGCGCAGTTACATGACATCTGGATTCCTTAAGGCTTAGACGGCAACATTACGAGGGTGTCTTGAATTATCAAACTTACTCATGGACATCATGGGTGGCCAGAACATCAGTAAGAACGAGGACTGAGTCAGGTTACAGCATGATAGGGTTGAAGTTTTACACATTTAAGTCAATAAGATAATGAAGGAATTATATTATCAAATTCACCTAAAATATGTAAATACTCCACCTTTTAAGATTATGTTTTGACTGAGATAGTAAGGTAAAGTTTAGTTAAGATAATATGAAATAGTCAGTGTCAGTAGCATGTCCACTAAATCACATGTAGAATCAGTCACAGTTACTATATTAAACCTGAAATGACTAGGATAAAGTTCACCCCAATTCACCAAACTGGAATTCACAGCACCGTAGAGTGAACACATACTCCTCCCCTGCACTTTCTGACTTCCCTAAGCACATGGTTTAATGGCTCTAGGCTCGGAGAAGGAAGTAAACAATAGACCTGTCAaaagcagtgaaattaaagtcACCAATGGCTTAGCGAGGCGAGAAAacgaggcaaaaaaaaaaaaaattccattcTCCGCTCACTGTGCAAAGACGGAAAAATTACAATCCTTAAAGCAGATCCAAAACCTCAAACatgtctcctcctcccccctaaAAAACGCTGCCCTGTAAGGATTGTTTGGCATGTTTTACCTGTGGTCTGCGGGTTGCCGGCGGCCGGGCTCCTGAGGCTGCTGCATGTCCCCCGGCCCTGCAGCAGGGCATGGAGCGGGTTGGGGTCGCCCGGCGGGGGGTTGCAGCGGAGCCCCCGGGCACAGCTCAGGGTGTAGACGCCGCACAGCTCCCCTTGGCCCAGTGCCGCCGTGCTGTCCTCCCCGGGCCGCTCCGAGGGGGCAGTGGCGGCGCCGCCCCGGCCCTTGCCGTCCCTGCCGCAGGTGGGGCACGTCTTGTGGAGCCCGTGGCGGGGCACCAGTCCCCGGGTGGCTGGCACTGCCAGAGGGAGGATCACCAGGAGGGTCAGAAGGTTGGGAAACAGAGGCATTGCTTTCATATCTGCTCAGTCCAGGGGCAAAAAgtcctttccaaaacacaagaTTAAAAACAAGTGTCGCTGGCCAAGGGTTCTGTGTGTGAGCCAACtgtcgttttttttcttcttcttctctctcttctcttatctcctctctgctcctcttgacttctcttttcttctcttctctgctctttgCTCTgtgcttcctcttctctctgggcTTCTCCCCTCGCGCTGCTCTTGTGCTCTTCAGTGGAGTGCTCCTAATTGAAGCTGTGAGGCCGAGGTGGGAGACGTTCCCAAAAGCAGCAACCTGAGACTGATGATCAAGCACACGCAGACTGTTGCCCGGGACACAACTGTCGAGAGCTTTTAAAGATCAGaaaggtggagggagagggagaaagaggagggcagagagagacagacagagagagagagagagtgtgtgtgtgttagagagagagctgtgtgcatgtgtgtgtatctgagtgagtgagtaagtgagtgagtgtgtgtgtgtgtgtgtgtgtgtgtgtgtgtgtgtgtgtgtgtgtgtgtgtgtctgtgtgtctgtgtgtctgtgtgtgtgtgttttagtcctCTACTCATGGTGCTCTCTAAGAACATCTcagatgtgtgttatgtgtccaTAGATGAATTCCATAACATCACATCCTATTTTCTCAACTTCCAATGGCATCTGTAGCACATTCTTTCCATTTAAGGAATACTCAAGTCTTGGAGGAACAGAATTCAACATGATTGGGGAAAACCATTGTTCAGACCAAAGGGAATTATGTGGGATGCCATCACTGACTAGCATCCTTACAATATGTgattaaatgaaaaacacagtaggctatgttacatacacacattttataaaGGCCATGTTTATGCTGGGCTTTCAAACTCCGTTTTCAAAGCTGTGTCTTTAAATTAATATGTGATGACACTTTGAGGAAACACTGCTACTAGGGGCCTGAGGGTTGATACTCAATCAATGGCATTTAACATGCCAGTATCTTATTGCGTAAGATCTCACtaactggaaatgaaatgttaTCTTTTCACTGTTGTAGAACAGACTGTGAAACATTTTTTGGCCATTTCATAATTTCTGTAATTGTAGACCAGAAATGGTAGAAAGAGATTGATACTGACATATTGTGAGTATAAACAACATACAAAAATAGACTGTGTCTACTTTTTCACATGGATGGATCAGGTAAATCTGGTCAATCAAACGTGAGCATTTCTATGACATCATACAGTAACCAGGCAACCGTGGACTATTtgcccacatactgtagatagcctATGGAAAAGTCCACTGTACCGTAGTCTATTAATCGCTTTGTAGGCTGACTACAAAGATCTCACCTTTGGATTGAAATGCCAAGCCCTATTTCGGTTTCAATCCCGCACACGTCAGAACACGTAATGTGTGAGGGAGCCTCTGTTGAAATCATTAGGCCTAGGACCTTTAACCTGACTGGCTGGCGAGGTGAAGTCTCCTGACATTCTACTCTGCTCCTAAACCTACATGTTGGTCTACAGTATGTTcgagaaaacaaaaacagaaaatgaaccattcaatatcatctatactgtatatggacaggcagacacacagatggatggatagattggAAGATTGTGATGGAATAGAATACACTATGGTGAAAACTGATGCTTGATAATGTTTTGTCTATAGTGCACCTGAAAAATATGGCATTGTTATGTCAAACAACCAAAATTAGATGGCTCTTGTAGCATACAAGGCTGCCAACGAGAAGCGTGTAGCCAAGTCAGCCATCCTAGATGGTTCTGACCCTTGCCAAGCGTTTATGAGCCGCGCATTCTGGAACCTGGCTTGTGACAGCTGGGCCACATCCTAGATCAGGAGCAGATCAACACAAGCAGCTCCAAAGTCAGCTGTTATCTGAGATATGCGGTTCTTGGCTCTGACCCTACAAAAAGTACCTCTGACGCAACAATCCAGTGTTTTGTGGAACACTTTTCTTTGCTGGGCAATAACTCAGAAGAACTGTTTTTGACAACAACTTCGCCTAATGGCATCCTATAGGAGAGTTTTTTATTAACTGGATTGTGTGTCACACGCTCAGAGCCACATTTATCATGTCACTCTAAACCCTGAGAGGTGATGCACAATGCAAGTCTTACTAGACATTCCGTAGGTAACGCTGGCTTCACAGCCATGGGAAAGTAGAGTCCTGGCATCGTGACAGGCTGCCTTAGTAGTTAAACATGGAAAAATGAGGCCCTTTTCTTTACAACATTTGAAAATTAATCTGTGTGACTACTCAGGTTTTGGCTACACCTTTGAGTAACCATTgctgaaaggtttttttttttgctactcctgtttttttatatattatatgtgtAAGCTGAAAGAGCCCTACTGTTGTTCCTCAACTGTCTCAGCTCCTCCCATGCATCTAGGCTGTTGTAAGTCCGAAAACCATCAGTGGCTTGAAAACATCATCCAGGGACAGTCACACCCAATCAGTGATTAACTGCAGGCTCTCGCTCTGGAACCCAGCAGCATCTAAATTTAGACGCCATATTCACATTTTAAATAGCCCCCGTGACTGTGTTATTTTTGGACATTtgttaaaaaagagagagaaacatttttTATGTATTAAAAATGACCTGCCACAAAGCTCAAAGAGACTTCTTGAAGAGTTGTACCGTGCGTAACATGACTTTCCAGTTATTCAtggggttttctttttttcaaaatattcaTACTTTTGGGCTAAATCATGTGGACAGCAGGCTCGTAAAAGTCATCCTGGTTTCTTGGAAGTTGTGGTGGCCCAGGCCGTAAATTTTGGGATGGGAGAAACCTGGTGTCTGTACTCGCCGGCAGCAGCGGGCCAGTGCCAGGGCCTGGGTTTGACTCTAACGGCGGTTGATGTGGAGTGGGCGAGCGATGCATGGAGAGCATGTTGGCGGACCGGGTTAGTGCTTACGAGTGTCTGCACGCCCACTCCACACTTCCCTCTTCTTCTTAAAGGTGTAGTCTGTGATTTGCTTTCGCTTTTGTGAAAGGCTGTTTGTATTTTGCTTACATTTGGTCATTATGTCAATTATATGTCAATTACTACAAGGACCAATATCCCTAGAGCAATTCAGAGTTACAGTAAGTGTCTTTCTCAAAGTAAAAACGGTTGCGGTCAGGAATTGAGCTCCTTAGTCACTATTGCCACCACTGCCCCAATCAAAGTAGGCTATGCCCCTATACTCAATGATAACTGCAATGTAGACTGTGTACACACATTAGTTTGGTTTAAAAGTAAATATTTAAGACCACAAGGAGCCATGAGGAGCTATTTGGTGAATCAGACAAGATGTGTAGCCTATGGGATCAAAATCGCAggcccactcacttcctgtcgaccTTCACTGTCTAatccaaataaaagcaaaaggccttaaaaatactttaaaaacACTCAAACCTTGCCATTATTAACTTGTGTCCATGGCCCTTAAACAGTTCTGTCATCATGCCCACACACCACGGCCCTGTCTTTTGATCATCTATAATCTGCAAGGAAATATAGCCCATCAATGCATGACAGAGAGTCAAACAGTTCTAAGGCTAGCCGACATTGTTTAATTCTTCTCCTGCTCCCGAGGCTGAACAAGTTGCTAACAACACCAAATACATATGTTTGATACCTTGGGAACATGCCGTGCACtactgtaagttgctttggatacaAACCTGTGCCAACCAACTGTAATGTAAATGCAAGGCCTGGGACGTCAGCGTCTGGCCCTGGCTGACGGGCCGGGGTGAACGGACGGATGGGGGTAGGTGTCTGATCGGGAGGATGGGGCGTGCAAGTCAGTGGAGGAGAGCGTTGAGTCAGCCCGTTTGTCACTCAGTTCCTCGCCTGAGGCCTCGAGATGCATGGTTCATTGGTCCAGGTGGAGGCTTTCCTCATCGCCTCTGTTTATCTTACCGTCGAACTGTGTATGTTCGACCGCGAGCAGCACAACAATGCAGGCACGAACGGATCGAACGCACCGGGGATTAGGGATTGTTGGAAGACATGAGAACAcgaagtgtacacacacacacacacacacacacacacagacacacacacatgcacacacactcaaaagactTTCAAAAGACTTGCATAGTGAGGTCATGGATAATAACTGAATTGTGTaaacccctcaccccacccccaccccatttcTTTCAAACACATTGCTCTTGATCTGTCATTGCCTTGATTACGCCCCCGCAGTGATGTCGTAATTGATCGCCCACAGtaggaaaaaaaggggggaactGCATCACAGGTGCCCTTGAGCGTCTGCGGGGAAAAATGAACgagtgtgatggtggtgtttttttttctttctccctttcttcctcctgcTTCCCTCCAAGTGGAAGATTAAATGGTTTTCCTCATTTCCTTGGGGACCGCGTTGCCATAGGTTTGCTTATATCTCTATGCCATTCACTCTGTTTGTGTTGGTGGTGCCCCCATGGAGAGCCTTGACAGGTCTGATGGAGGGGTGATGTTATATGTTTGCGCCTGGGCTCCAGGTTGTCAGAGGGTGTTTGGTCAAGCGGGCCCACAATGTCATGTGTCACTTGGTCGACACTTTGTGGAAGTGGTGCCGCCCGTTATCCAAAGAGCACTATCCCACTGGAGTATTGAGTTTTGGAAGGGTCTCTGGCAACCCTTGCAACTGATCcactcaaataaaaaaaaattacagtAGAGTGGTTGGACAAGATGGACCCATTAAGCCTGGTTTCCTGAACAGGGATTACTCTGTAGTTTCTCCACTTTAAATGCCATAAACCCCAAGGCAAGGCGTCGTGAGTAATAAAATCAGCTTGCCCCATGATGGTAATCTCTGTCATGATTACCATTCTGCTTTCTTTCACTGTTGCAACTGTAATGTTATAAAATATGGATTTTATAGCTGTTGGGCATAAACCTCACTAGCATCCCTGAGCTGTTGTTTGAAACTAGCTAGCCATATCTAAGTgtccacacacaaatgaaatgatTAGATGGTACTGCTCAACAATATATAGCAAGCTACTTGAAATGTTAATGGTGTTTCTAACTTGGTATACCAAACAACAAAGTGGCAATATAACAATGCAGTACACAAACAATGTCAAATGTggcattgtataggctacataaaaataaaagagtGGTTTCAAAGGctcaaatgaaataaataaataactaaataagtaaataaaactGTTTATGTGGGCAAATCTCTGACATTGTTCTAGATAACTGAGGGTGTTGGTTGATCTTTGCATGCTTTTCAAAATTCCAGGAAAGACTGAATTTTTCCATTGACTTgtccacatttacagcataaTACAAGTAGACAGGTTTGCATAATGCTTGGCAAGATTATTGTCTGCAATAATGAACAACAAGCAACACAAATGTGTTAGATTCAATCTTTTAGTGGAGTAAGACTATAAGGGTGGGAGGCAGATTTGTATGGGTAAGGgtttgtgtttgagtgcctgtgtgtctgtatgtaaagTACCCTTATGTTCCTAAAACAGGCACCCACACACCTGCATCTCCCACCTGGGATTAAGGCACACTTTCAGCAGAAGAAGACTGAGGTCTTCGGGGAAGAATGCACGCTCGACATGGAACCAACAATGACGAGATACACTCGCATCTGCCCAATCGTCATTTCTGCTGAGGGACATGTACCAACAGTGGAGTGTCCAACAACCAAACCTTTCAAACAATGAATGAGCTATTTATGGATATCCAAACAGCCCAACAGCAGCTGCGATAAAGAATGTTTTCTAGTGAAGTGTTTTGGGTCACATGGTAACACTGATCAGTCTGGGAAATCAGTGCTGTGTACAGTGGAATTGGACGTTATGAATGCCAGTATATCAGATGAGTGTCGGTATATCCCACCATTTTGGTCAGGAAAGATTGAGTCATTGACCATATTTACCTCAGTACTGGCCACAGGCCTTGACGCTTGTTTCCTCTTCATGAGAAATGTATTATACTGTTGAGGATTACAGTTTTTTGATGAAGTGGATGGACCCTTGATATACTTCCGCTATCATAAGTCTATCGAAGCCTATGAGCCTTGAGATTCTAGAAACACATGCAGCAATTATGGTCAGTGACATTTCTTCCACCATTATGAATCACACAACACCCAAGTCTTCTAATTGTCAACCTCAAGAGTGACTGGAAGGCCACTGACATGCTCATAAAGTAGTGTGTGCGGTATATAGGTCACCCAGGGCAAACACTTTTGCTGACCCATTAGGTTAGGCCATAACAGCCAGGCTACACTAGGAGCAACAGTAGCACTCAATTCGCGATGCGTACTTAGTTTTGAGCACTCTATTCGCAGTGCGTACTTAGTTTTGAGCACTCTATTCGCGATGCGTACTTAGTTTTGAGCACTCTATTCGCGATGCGTACTTAGTtttgatgtgaatgtgtgcagcGTTCTCACGTCTGGTGTCACCAGTTCCATTGATAACAACAGACCTTTGAAATTCACCTACAAAAGAGCTTCTTGCAATTTTTCCTataggaaaataacatggggatttttaaTTGTCCCGGGGacgaaaaaatctgaaatgcagatgttttgctcacacacttttgtccttttCCTTCGAGTGGATACTACGATCTTTGGTACATTAAGACGGCCAATTAACACatggatctccttatttgggcaaagatgaaagctttggttcctttttgtaggcaaacttcagagacggaagctaattgttgcctCATATGGTCCGGGAACAGAAAGCCTCAGCTTGGTCTAGCCCCGCAATTAGTCTCATCACTGCCACAAGCAGACTCTTTTGAAGTTGGGATATGGGCCATGGTTCTGTTCCCAACAGTACATTCTTTTGGGGAAGATTCTTTTGGATCTTGAATTGGCTGCCATAGTTGTCcttgtaaaatgtgaaaataagcCCTGAGTGGACTGGGCTCGCAGCAcactcagtggtgtagtctactcTATGTGATACGCGGGACCAAAGATTCTTAAATACCCTTCTTAATTGCTTATTTCAAAAAATACCATAACGGTGTCAGAATGTGAAAAACATATGTGATTTACAGAAAATGCATTAACATTTTCAATATCGAACTATATGAATTAGGGCTGGGCCAAAatccaagaaaaaaaagatttcttccatagggttacattgtaGAGAATCTCCCCCTAGTCTCCCAAAAAGGCGTGGCGCGTTCGAACCCTACGTCATAGGAGAACAGGAAGAAGCCTCCtgtgaatcgtctcgctttttcaaccgtctctggcgggactacgcagtatacccacttaaaaatagccaccatctcagtatacccacttaaaataggcaaggataggaattgacatttggggttgatcacagtataccctctACAACTAACTAAGACGTCTTACAAAGATCttataaaggtattaaatatgATAAAGATCTAGAACTACGACACGCATTCTCAGTGAGATGCCGCCGCTGTTTGTAAGGTCAAAATAAGACGTTCTAAATGGAACGCGATGTAATTAAGCTGTTCAGATCTTTTCCAGGCGTCTTGGAGACGTATTTGTCTCTATTTGTGCTGACTGGGTTGAGTGGACcggactacaccactgagcatactgtagttcacttcataataataatcaggTTCAGAAACACAGACTTCCATCTCaggttttacacttttttgtttctattgcaAGGAGaattccaaagaaaaaaaatgggaTTCAAGAGAAAATTGACAAATTTTCATCAAACTAAAAAAATTATCATTTTTAGTTTCAGCACAGGTGTCTGGTCTCATTCAGGAAGGTTCCGTCCTCTAACACAGATAGAGCTAACCCACAGTAGGGCTGCTGTGTGGGCCATCTGTGGCTATCGCTTATGCACGTCGGCCCGCAGTGAGTCAACTTTAACCCAGCTGGGAAAAAAGTGCTGAGGGCCTAAAATGCGCTAAACCCCTAATTTGATTTTGTGGGCTAACCCACACTGGGGCGTCCCCCAATGATTTCGCACAGGGATGAAGGTGCTGT
It includes:
- the LOC134092088 gene encoding insulin-like growth factor-binding protein 6, which encodes MKAMPLFPNLLTLLVILPLAVPATRGLVPRHGLHKTCPTCGRDGKGRGGAATAPSERPGEDSTAALGQGELCGVYTLSCARGLRCNPPPGDPNPLHALLQGRGTCSSLRSPAAGNPQTTASQPSTPIGDFLGPCRKQLNSILQGLELKIIQSDQAIYIPNCDRRGFYRKKQCRSSRGMQRGQCWCVSETGAAMPSRTAEDGTVSCDGV